AGAACATCAAATATGATTTCATTATCCTTGCCCGGTACGGCATTGACATCAAAGGCATTGTGTTTGACACCATGATTGCCTCTCACCTGCTCAATCCCGGTACCCGGGGACATGGCCTGGATCGTATTGCCATGAACCTTTTCGGGCACAAAATGGTTTCCTACGAAGAAGTGACCGGCAAGGGCAAAGACCAGATCGGTTTCCAGGAAGTCCCTCTTGACCTTGCCACAGATTATGCGGCAGAAGACGCAGATCTGACCTTCATGGCATATGGGGTATTGAAAAAACAGATCGAAGACAAAGGGCTCACCCCTTTGATGGAAACAATTGAAGTGCCCTTAATCAGCGTGCTGGCAAACATGGAGATGGCAGGCATCCGCATGGATACGGATGTACTTGACCAAATGTCCCTGGAGTTTGCACAGGAACTCAAAACCCTTGAGCAAAACATATACGAACTTGCCGGAGAAGAGTTCAACATCAATTCATCCCAGCAGCTCGGAGTCATCCTGTTTGAAAAATTAGGGCTTAAAACCGTTAAAAAAACCAAGAAGAAAACCGGGTATTCCACAGATGTTCAGGTGCTCACCCAGCTTGCCGAGACCCATGAAATGCCTGAAAAGCTGTTGCGGTACAGGACGCTGGGCAAATTGAAATCCACCTATGTGGACGCCCTGGCTTCGCTGGTTCACCCGGACACCGGACGCATCCACACATCCTTTAACCAGACCATCACCGTCACCGGCCGCCTGTCATCGTCCAACCCCAATTTGCAGAACATTCCCATTCGCAAACCCGAAGGCAAAAAAATCCGGCAGGCGTTTATCCCGGCTGACGGCTGTACCCTGATTTCGGCCGATTATTCCCAGATTGAACTGCGGCTTTTAGCCCATTGCGCCGAAGACCCTATTCTCATTGAATCTTTCCAAAACGATGAGGATATTCATACCCGTACTGCCCTGGAAGTTTTCCAGGTACTGCCCGGTCTTGTCACCGATGAAATGCGCAGCCAGGCAAAATCCATTAACTTCGGCATCATTTACGGCATGAGCGCATTTCGCCTGTCAAATGAGCTGGGTATCAGCCGGAAAATGGCAGGCATCTATATTGATAATTATTTCAAGCGTTATGCCGGCGTAAAAAAATTCATTGATAAAACCATCGAACAGACCCGGGAGACATGCGAGGTATCCACCCTGTTCGGAAGAAAACGCAGACTGGATGACATTCGTTCATCCAATGCCAACTTGAGAAACTTTGCCCAAAGAGCTGCAGTGAACACGCCCATCCAGGGCAGTGCTGCGGACTTGATCAAGCTTGCCATGATCAAAATGCAGACAGCACTTTCAACGGAAAAAATGGAATCAAAAATGCTTTTATCCGTACACGATGAAATTATCTTTGAATCCCCTGACCAGGAAAAAGACAAACTAATGGCCATGGCAAAGCAGGTTATGGAAAACGTTACGCCCCTGAAGGTACCCTTGAAAGTCAACTTTGGTGCTGGCGCTAACTGGGCTGAGGCCGAACATTAACCCCTAACAGACAAGAGGATAGAAGTGAGTAAGCAACGCATCGGACTTGTAATAAAAGATGAGGACCACGCCCAGGAGAAAGCCCGGGAACTGATCCGGCATATCGGAGACAGATGTCTGGTCATTGATACCCAGGCCCAGACACCGCCCCCCATCCCCGAAGATCTGATCTGCATTGTTGTACTTGGCGGAGACGGTACCTTTTTAAGCGTGGCACGGTATATCGGTGATTCGGACATCCCTTTGATGGGCATCAAATTCGGCGAGGTGGGATTTCTTGCAGAAACTACGGAGGATCATCTTTGCGAGGTGGTTGATACGGTGTTTAAAGGGGATTATTATATCCAGGAGCGTAGTCGTCTCAACATCCGGGTGGTCCGGGAAGGTCAGTGCATCGTGGATGAGGATGTACTCAACGATGCGGTCATCAATAAGGCGGCGCTGTCAAGACTTGCCTCATGCGCCGTGTATCTGGATGACTCCTATTTGACAACCTACCGGGCTGATGGACTGATCGTGGCAACGCCCACGGGCTCTACGGCCTATTCCCTGGCCGCAGGCGGGCCCGTGGTTTATCCCGAGGTACCCTCCATCATCCTGACCCCGATCTGTCCCTTCACCCTGACCAACCGGCCATTGCTCATTCCGGATCATACCCAGGTCGAAATCAGCCTGAAAGGCAGCCCCGAGGATATGATCCTGACTCTGGACGGCCAGGAGGGTTTTGATATGGATACCTGCGACAGGATATACATTCAAAAAAGCAATCATAGCGTGAAAATGCTTTCCTTTGAACCCCACTCCTATTTCAAGGTGCTCAAGACGCGGCTGCACTGGAGCGGGGGCAGATCCTGATCATTAAATATCAATGGATTTCACCAATTTTAACCGATCCACCTTCCGTCTAAACGGAACGGGCCCACACACCATACTCTGTCGTGGGCCTAAATCGCCTTTTTTTATCTAATTGGATTCAATCTGTTTGGCTCTGCGCCCTTTTATGTTAAAATACAATTCATACAATCCATATCTTTGTGATATACGCCAAGAATGGAAAAATCACGAAAAACTATTCACTATTATTGCTTAAACTCACTGATAAAAGTCTGTTCTCAATTTTAAACACCATAACGTGTGAGAATAAAATATGCCGCTAAATAGAAAAAATAAATTTTTATGGTTTACAGGACTCTTGATTCTGTTTCCATCTATTTTCTTTTTAGCTATTTTGGCGATTTTCTGGTATAGACTCGCCCCCACAAACCAAGATTTCTTATTTGAACTTTTAAAGGAAAATGCTGTTTACTTTTTCATCAGCTTTCTTCTATTCTTTGAAGTCGCCGGATACATAATCTATTCCGCTTTGAATAAATGTTTTATTCCTTTGACCAAAATACCTGATGAAATTTCCGTGATTTCAACAGTAAATTCTTCCCACCGAATAAACATTGAAGGCGGAAAAGAAATTTTAAGTATTGTAAATGCCATCAACCTTTTTGCGGATCATTACGAAAATCTGCAGAAAAATATACAAGAAGAGATAAATCGAAAAAGGGCTGAGCTTAAAATCGAAAAAAATATGCTGGCATCATTTTTTGACGAGCTCCCCCAAGGGATCATCGCCTGCAACACAGAAGGCCAGATAAATCTATTCAACAAAAAAGCCAAAATCCTGGAGGCTGAAAGCCACATCATAGGAATCGGAAGATCTATTTTCAATATTATTGATAAAGAGATCATAACCAACGCGCTTTATGAAATAAACGTAAAAAAGCCTGAGAAACATGTTGTGGCATCTTCTTCTTTCATCACGTTAAGCCCCAGCAATGTTCTGATAAAAGCGGACATCTCACCGATAGCGGATCAACGTGACAACTTTGCCGGATTTATAGTCGTTTTTTACAACATAGGAAAAGACTTTGAGCTTTACACAAAAATCGACAACATTTTTAAAGGCACCGCAAACGAGATCCTTTCCTATCTCGATAAAATAAAAAATCAGAGCATGGCAACGCCGGAAATCGCCGCCATAGAAGACAATTTAAAAAGATCCGAAAAAACCTATATCAAAAAAATAAAAGAACGCCTGCCGTTCCTAATGGTTTCAGACAGAGACATCATAACGACCGTCCAGAAAAGAGCCAGGGAAAAGCTTAACATATCGTTGAGACCTAAGTTCCCAGCTCACATAAACTGGATAAAAATTGAAACTTACTCTTTTATTTTTGCTTTTTTATCCATTTTGACCATTTTAAAAAATAAGACGCTTCAAACAACGTTTAACTGCTCGCTTTTTAAAGAAGAGCATTTTCTGGCGTTTTTTTTTCATATTCCCAATGCCCAAAAAAATTGGGATGTTTTTAAAGATGAAAATATTTTTTTAACGCTGAAGGATTTTTTGAATTATCATGAGGCACAAATCAGTTTAAGTTTTAATGGAAAAATCGATCGAGGAATAAAAATTCTGATACCGCTTGCAGAGATGAAAGAGTGTGAGCATGTGCGCAACATAGTCATTGCGCGAGATGCATACGATCGGCCGGATTTTTTCGATTTCGATCTTTTTACAAAGCGACAATCCGATTCTCCATTGAATAAAATGCCTTTAAAAGACATAGTGTATACGGTTTTCGATACGGAAACCACCGGCCTGGATACCAGAAATGACGAGATAATTTCCATCGGCGCGGTCAGAATCGTAAACAGCAGGATTTTACCTGCAGAAAAATTCGACCAGCTTATAGACCCCAAAATGGATATTCCGCTGGAATCTGAAAAAATTCACGGCATAAATGGAGAGATGGTCAAGGGAGAACCGGATATAAAAGAAGTTCTGCCGCTCTTTTATAAATTTTGCGAAGATACTGTTTTGGTAGCGCATAACGCGGCATTTGATATGAAGATGTTTTCTATGAAAGAGACCGAAACCAAAATAAAATTTGACGGTCCGGTTTTAGACACCCTCCTGCTTGCCTTAATCGTTTATCCGATGTTCGAAAAACATAATATGGTGGCAATCGCCCGCTTTGCCGGAATCGATATTGTAGGACGCCACACGGCGATAGGGGATGCCTCTGCAACGGCCCAGATTTTTCTTAAGCTGATTCCGCTGCTTGCAAAAAAAGGTATTCATACTTTAAACGATGCAATCGAAGCGTCCAAACATACATTATACTCAAAGCTGAAATATTAGGCCCATTGAAAACATGCATATTTTCTGATTTAATTTTTTATGGTGATCTTTAGAACACTCTTTACTACTGTTCTGCTTATCCTGCTTGCCGGCTGCGGTGATGATGAACCCGTGGTCAAGGTGGATTTAAGCCGGACCGAACAGGTGACCTTCACAGAAGAGCCTGATCAGATTACCTACGCTTACTTGCCCCAGTATTCCCATACGGTCTCATACACCCGCCACCACGGCCTGATCAACTACTTGAGAAAAAAAACCGGGCTGAATCTCAAGCAGATCTTCCCAGATACCTTTGACCAGCATATGAAGATGGTAGGAAACAGGCAGATCGACATCTCTTTTTCCAATCCTTTAATCTATGTCAAAATTGCCCAAAGATACGGGGCCAGGGCCTTTGCCCTGATTGTCGAAGGCACGGGTGAACACAGTTTCAGAGGTCAAATCATCACCCGGAAAAACAACCAGGCCATCCAAAGCCTTGAGGACTGCAAGGGCAAAAGATGGATTGCTGTGGATCCCTCATCGGCAGGCGGTTACCTTTTTCCCCTGGGGCATTTTTTCAAACAAGGCATTTTCGCCGATGATTTCAAAGCCATCGATTTTGCCCCCGGCCCCGGGGGCAAGCAGGAGAAGGTGATCCTTGCCGTGTTTACCGGCCGATACGATATCGGAACCATACGGGAGGGGGCTTTGGATGTGGTCGCCGGCAGAATTGATGTGTCAAAGATCCGAATATTGTCCCGAACCCAAACCTATCCAGGATGGGTATATGCCGCCAGGAAAGGTCTGGCCCCAGACAACCTGGATAAAATAAAAAAGGCGTTGGTGGCGTTGGATTTTAATCAGCAGGACCATCGGGAGATACTGGAAGCGGCTGATTTTTTCAAAGTGATTCCAGCCGGAGATGAGGATTTTCACGCAGTTAGAGAACTGATGGATACCCTCGGCATGGAGTTAACCCCATGAAGCTTGGTTTCAAGGGAAAAATGCTGGTGGGCTTTTTTGTCCTGCTCATGGTCCAGGGCATGGTTATCTTTTTCTGGTTCAGCCAAGCCATGAAGGCCTCGGTGCTGGATGAAATTAAAAACCAGGGAATTTCCACAGGCACCAGTCTGGCCGTAGGGTTGGTGGAACCGCTACTGGCCATGGATTACCTGCGCATGAAGCTTTTAGTTGATGAAACCACAAGACTGAGCAACGATATTTTCTATACCTTTGTTCTGGACCCCGAGGGCCGTATTCTGACCCACACCTTTAAAAACGGATTTCCAGTGGCACTTAAAACCGTCAACCCGTTCTTCCGGACCAACGGTTTTTCACTCAAGCTTCTGGACACAGGCCACCAAAAAATTTATGACTACGCCGTTCCCATTACCGTCAACCAGGATCTTCTGGGTATCCTTCGTTTAGGACTTTCCCATACCCGGGCAGAAGAGGTGGTCGACCAGGTTTTGATTTCCACCATCATTATCATGGTATTGGCCATTTTCCTGGCAGGGCTGGTAGGCACCTTGCTGGCCAACCCGGTGATTCGGAGCATCAAAAAACTGCATGATTCATCGGAACAGGCCTTGCGCGGCAATCTTAACATTCACACCGCCCCGACCCTTGCAAAAAACTGCTGGGATATCATGAATTGTGACCGTACCGAATGCCCGGCCTATAAAAACTATCATCACAGGTGCTGGTACCTGGCCGGCACCCTGTGCCCCACCTGCGTGGGAGGAGAATATGCCAAAAAGATCGAATCCTGCAAAAACTGCCGGGTATATCGACAATGCTCAGGAGACGAAATCCAGAGTCTGGCCGAAAGTTTTGACGCCATGACCCTGTCTTTGAAGGGCAATTTGTCCGACCTGAAAAAAGCAGAAAAAATTCTCAATGATCAGAAAGCCCGGCTTCAGACCATTTTGGACGCAATTCCGGATTTTATCTCTCTACAAAATGCCCAGGGACGGTATGTATCAGTGAACAAGGCCTTCTGCGACATGCTGGGCAGATCCCAGAACCAAATCGTAGGCAGGTTCAATAAGGACCTTTTTCCTTCCGCCATTGCCAAACGTTATGATGAGGAGGATCGTTCGGTCCTCTTGTCCGGCACCCCCCTGGTCAAGGAGAATCGGATCAAAGATTCCCGGGGCAAAAAATGGCTCCACGTGGTTAAAGTTCCGGTCCCGGGAAAAGACCTCAAGTCCATAGGACTGGTCTGCAGCGGCAGGGATATCTCCGTGTTCAAAGAGGTCCAGGACCAACTCACCCACGCCCAGAAAATGGAGTCCGTTGGGCGCCTGGCCGCAGGTGTGGCCCATGAAATCAACACCCCGCTGGGTATTATTCTGGGATACGGCCAGCTGCTGCTCGAGGATGTGGAGAAAGAGGGACAGGTCCACCAGGATGTGTTAGCCATTGTCAAACAAACCAAAATCTGCGCAAAAATTGTCAAGGATCTGCTCAACTTTTCCAGGTCCAGCGAAAGCGTGACCTCGCACTTTGATATTCATACCGCCCTTGAAGAAGTCATGGAGGTGGTGGAACATACCTTTAGCCTGAATCATGTCACCATACGCCCCAGCTTCCACCCAAGCCCCCTGTATTTAAACGGGGACAAAGAAAAGATCAAACAGGTTTTTATCAATCTGCTCCACAACGCCTTTGACGCCATTGACAGCAATGGACAAATTTTTGTCAGCACCGGAGAAGCGGAACAGGGCAGTCAGATGAATATTTCTGTTACAGATACCGGATGCGGCATTGATAAAAAGAACCTGCAAAAAATATTTGACCCCTTTTACACGACCAAAGGGCCGGACAAGGGAACGGGGCTGGGCCTTTCAGTCACCTTCGGCATTATCAAAGAGCACAAAGGGACAATCAAGGCATACTCTCCCCCATCAGATAAATCCCTGTCCCAGGGCACGGAATTTGTAGTACTTTTGCCCCTGGACAAAGAACCTGCGAAAGGAGAACAAGATGGCTGAAATACTGGTCCTGGATGATGTGCAGGATGCAGGTATTCTGATTAAAAGGATACTGGAACGTAAAGGCCACAAGGTCACCCCCTTTACCGAAGAGGAGGAGGCCATTGCCCATGTGGCCAAGGGCGGAACGGATCTTGCCATTCTGGATATCAAGCTCAAAAAAATGAACGGCGTGGAAGTACTTGAAGAGATGAAAAACAAGGATTCCGGTATTCATGTGATCATGCTCACAGGCTACCCCACCATCGAAACAGCCAGGGAAAGCCTTTCCCTGGGTGCATCAGCCTACTGCGTCAAGCCCATTGACAAGGACGAACTGGAATCAAAGGTGGACGAGGTTCTCAAGGCCTGATAATTGTTGAGGGTTGAGTCTGAGTATCGATATACCAACTCAACCCATGGCTGCGAAACCAAACCATTATGTCATTCAAGTAACCAACTGTATTCAAAGCCAAGCCCAACACATTTCCACCTCTCATCAATCAATAAAAAACCTATCGAGCTGAAATCAACATCAATTTGACTGATCAGCGATAGTCACATCTCTATTCTGATCCTATTGGCAGGCAACTGCTTTTCTATTTTTATACATAAATACAAAAGTATGGACTAAGCCTAAAGCATTTACATACATTGACCCAGGACAAAAATGAATTACTTCTTGACAAAAGCCTATTTCCCATCTTAATCCTTTTATGAATCTGAAAAAAAAATCATATTTCGACAATTTCTCAACCATAGCCCAATGAAATTATCAATAGAGACTTTGCTATTATTGATTTTTTTACGGGTTCGGCAATAACTTCGTTCAGTAGAAAAACTTCAACACACCGGAGAAATAAATATGGCCTCAGTTTTTGAGTTAGCGAATTTATCCTTAATGGCTTACGAATGGAATAAAAATTCGTTTTATAAATGGGGAAGAATAACAGCACACGGGGTGCCAAGTGGGAAAGGGTTCTACAGTGAGCTTTATTATAATCCGGTCAAAAAAGAAGCTGTAATGGCCATTAGGGGTACTGACGGTGATAAAAAGGATCAAAAAGATTTCTGGTCTGATTTGCAAATTGGAATAGGGCAAGTGCCTTCTCAATACAAATCGGCAAAAATAGCTTATGACGAATTTAAAACTATTTTAAGGGGGAAAAAAATGCAATCTTCTCCATTTTATTTAACAGGACACTCTTTAGGCGGTGGGCTTGCATCGCTTCTAATGGCAAAAGAAACTTTTTCAAAACCTGCCTTCGTTGTCACCTTCAACTCACCGGGAATGGAAGGTCCATATATCGATTCTTATTCTCAAATACCTTTATTGGATGAAACAATTGGCCGTTATAATTATAAATGCTATTTTGATAAAACACCTTTCCTTCATTTAAGAGCGACCGGAGATCCGATCAGCCTGAAAGGGAGGCATATAGGAAAAGTAGAGGATGTGTATGTAAATGCGTGGGGGGATGGAAAAATATTAGGTGTGTCAAGACATCTTGCTCAACACAGTATAGAAAACATGGTAAAAACTCTAAAGACCATGCCATGGTATAATAAAGATATAACCATACCAACAACTGCCTGACATAATACGCTTTAAAAGGAAACAGCCCGACAATGACTATACTTCCATTCAGGACGCCCAAATTCCATTTTTTAAATATGAATTCGAATATTCTCAATATATTAGTAGTTATAGCTTTCTTTATCATGGGGTGTTCAAATTCATCTTTGAATGACGATAAAGAATATTTATTACTCTGCTACAATAAAGAATTTGGAAAAAGGTTTTCACTTTCACAGGGAAAGGCCCTTGATCTTTCCAAAGGGCTCTTGGCCATCGGATTTGGCCAATCCAAGCGAACAGGAATACGTCTATATCTTTACCTTGACAGTTCACTTGATATTTATTCACCAAAAGCTTGCGGGGATTTTTGTAATCATAATAGATATCATTACTTTTTAGATTTCAATGAAAAAGATCAAAATCTTCATACAAATCAAATGGTAAAACAATTTAATCGAATTTTGTTGCAATCAAAAAGTCTAAACCACAGTGAGGACGGATATGTTTCTAGTGCAGAGCCAGTATTCATAAAAAAGGACATTTTGCCGGGGATAACTCTATTCGCTGTGCATGGATTTATCTCTCCAATATTTGAGCCTGAGTATGGCCCAATAGAAATTCTGATTCAAAAAAACAATACCGGAGCTTCCATTTATCAGACTAATGGCCCAGTGGATAATAAGAAAGTTTACCGCTTTGATATTCCGGATAAACTGACTGAACACATACTAAAACACCTCAAGGAAGATTCCATAACACCAGCGCAAAATCCAATTGAAGTGTATTACCCGTAATCCTCAAAAAACCATAATCAATGAGTCTGAATTTGAAACTGATATTTCCAGTCCGGTGCTGCAATCGAGTAGCTGCGTCAAGCCTTACTAAGCCAAAAATCTTTTACCGACTAACCGGGATGTTTATAGACCAGCTCAGCACGTGCCGGCGAAACCAATCTATCGTGTCATTCAAACAACCAACTGTATTCCAATCCCGGCCCAACACATTTCCAACCATCATCAAGTAATGAAAGACCAGTTGAGCTGAAATCAATATCAGTTTGACGATCAGCAATATTCACATTTCCATCCTGATCCAATTGAAAGGCAACCGCTTTGCCACTTTTATGCAACAGCACAAAATGATTGGCACCTTTTTGAAAGAGCCTTTGTAATCCGGCTTTTGAATGATCATCCTTATTCATCGTCAACTTGCACTCCTATTCAGGCTGATCGCCTCCTGTGGGTTCTCAATGTTTGTACCTCAAATTGGCTTCGCACTTAATTGTACATAAAAAACGAACCACAAAACCATAGATTTCCGTTCACATATTCCCATCGTCATGATATCTGCTGACATAAACCCGGCTCATCCTCGAAGGCGATGACTGCTGAGGTTATCTCGACAAAAAAGGCAAGCAACGTTGTATTGAACATCACTGAAAATATTTTAAATGTTGAAGTACCTGACTCACGGACGCCACTCAGGTTTTTGTTTTGTATTCTGATACAGGGGTTTGTTGAACTCATCCTTGATCCTCTGTCACTCTGGAAATATTTTCGCTTTATCTCATCAGGCGGATTCGCGGTATAGATTTTCAGTTGCGCCAAAGGCAACTCATAGCCACATAAAGAAAACGTCTCTTGGGTACTATCCGGGCGATATTTAACCATAGCATCGGTATATTCCGAATGGCTGCTGTAGGTTCGGGTTCCTTTATTTCGATATCGTTCAAGATATTGAAATTTAGGGACTAAAGATTCCATGTATAATGTATATCAATGATGAGGCTTGTTGCGCGAAAGTGAATCTCTAAGGCTGTCTACATCATTTTCTGTCGAATTACCCCAGAGAATGTCAGCACTTTTTATTAACTTCTCTGCAATTTGGCTTGTATATGTACCATCATTAAGCAGTGAAGAAGCCATGGACTCGGTAATTTTCCCATCTCTTAGCAGTACACTCAACCTTTTAGCCGCAACAATATCCAGGCCTTTATTTTGTTCTTTAGCCGTTTCCAGATCGGTCACTCTATCCAGTTCTCCCGGATTTTCTCTCAAACAGGCAATAATACGCAGCAGTTGCGCGATATCCTTGCGCAGAAAGTTGTATTCGTTTTTGATATTTTCATTGTCTCTTGCCATATAACCTGCAATATTTTTTTGTAACTCTCTGATATCTTTAATGGCCTCGATCATATCCCTGCTGGCAAGTTTTATTTTGTAGACCTTGTGGCGCTGCTCCTTATTCATGTTTTTCTCAGCCAATATGGAATACTTCAAAATATCGCTATAGAGAAACTTAATTCTTTTCTCATAAAGCTCATCAATGTCGATATCCGTCTCTTTGACTGTTCTCAGGGCGTCATCGATATTGCAATCAGAAAACACCTCGTGACGATGCAGCCGCAAGGCTTGAATAATGATCTGAGAT
Above is a window of uncultured Desulfobacter sp. DNA encoding:
- the polA gene encoding DNA polymerase I — protein: MAAPSTIYLIDGSAFLYRAFHAIRSLATSKGHPTNATFGFTRILLKLLKDKHPPYAGVFFDVKGPTFRHKMFDEYKANRPPMPEELAIQIPDIKKVVKALNIPIIEKEGYEADDLVGTYARIAQEQEFKVVMVTGDKDFIQLITDDCTLWDPMKDTVTDRSNVKADMGIEPEQFIDVLGLAGDTADNIPGVKGVGVKTAVKLIVDYGSISGIYDNLDQLKKKKKLHENLTTSKEIVDLSRDLAAIDRHVDVEHSLDDFKLQEFDTRKAFELFQAFEFKTLATEFSQKADKSQKNYTMVHTVADMENLASELERNGLFAVDTETTGLDPMQADLVGISFSYQDDTGFYIPVGHTNTGDIQMPEKQEVLRIFKPLLENPDIAKVGQNIKYDFIILARYGIDIKGIVFDTMIASHLLNPGTRGHGLDRIAMNLFGHKMVSYEEVTGKGKDQIGFQEVPLDLATDYAAEDADLTFMAYGVLKKQIEDKGLTPLMETIEVPLISVLANMEMAGIRMDTDVLDQMSLEFAQELKTLEQNIYELAGEEFNINSSQQLGVILFEKLGLKTVKKTKKKTGYSTDVQVLTQLAETHEMPEKLLRYRTLGKLKSTYVDALASLVHPDTGRIHTSFNQTITVTGRLSSSNPNLQNIPIRKPEGKKIRQAFIPADGCTLISADYSQIELRLLAHCAEDPILIESFQNDEDIHTRTALEVFQVLPGLVTDEMRSQAKSINFGIIYGMSAFRLSNELGISRKMAGIYIDNYFKRYAGVKKFIDKTIEQTRETCEVSTLFGRKRRLDDIRSSNANLRNFAQRAAVNTPIQGSAADLIKLAMIKMQTALSTEKMESKMLLSVHDEIIFESPDQEKDKLMAMAKQVMENVTPLKVPLKVNFGAGANWAEAEH
- a CDS encoding response regulator encodes the protein MAEILVLDDVQDAGILIKRILERKGHKVTPFTEEEEAIAHVAKGGTDLAILDIKLKKMNGVEVLEEMKNKDSGIHVIMLTGYPTIETARESLSLGASAYCVKPIDKDELESKVDEVLKA
- a CDS encoding NAD(+)/NADH kinase, whose translation is MSKQRIGLVIKDEDHAQEKARELIRHIGDRCLVIDTQAQTPPPIPEDLICIVVLGGDGTFLSVARYIGDSDIPLMGIKFGEVGFLAETTEDHLCEVVDTVFKGDYYIQERSRLNIRVVREGQCIVDEDVLNDAVINKAALSRLASCAVYLDDSYLTTYRADGLIVATPTGSTAYSLAAGGPVVYPEVPSIILTPICPFTLTNRPLLIPDHTQVEISLKGSPEDMILTLDGQEGFDMDTCDRIYIQKSNHSVKMLSFEPHSYFKVLKTRLHWSGGRS
- a CDS encoding exonuclease domain-containing protein, with the protein product MISTVNSSHRINIEGGKEILSIVNAINLFADHYENLQKNIQEEINRKRAELKIEKNMLASFFDELPQGIIACNTEGQINLFNKKAKILEAESHIIGIGRSIFNIIDKEIITNALYEINVKKPEKHVVASSSFITLSPSNVLIKADISPIADQRDNFAGFIVVFYNIGKDFELYTKIDNIFKGTANEILSYLDKIKNQSMATPEIAAIEDNLKRSEKTYIKKIKERLPFLMVSDRDIITTVQKRAREKLNISLRPKFPAHINWIKIETYSFIFAFLSILTILKNKTLQTTFNCSLFKEEHFLAFFFHIPNAQKNWDVFKDENIFLTLKDFLNYHEAQISLSFNGKIDRGIKILIPLAEMKECEHVRNIVIARDAYDRPDFFDFDLFTKRQSDSPLNKMPLKDIVYTVFDTETTGLDTRNDEIISIGAVRIVNSRILPAEKFDQLIDPKMDIPLESEKIHGINGEMVKGEPDIKEVLPLFYKFCEDTVLVAHNAAFDMKMFSMKETETKIKFDGPVLDTLLLALIVYPMFEKHNMVAIARFAGIDIVGRHTAIGDASATAQIFLKLIPLLAKKGIHTLNDAIEASKHTLYSKLKY
- a CDS encoding phosphate/phosphite/phosphonate ABC transporter substrate-binding protein; the protein is MVIFRTLFTTVLLILLAGCGDDEPVVKVDLSRTEQVTFTEEPDQITYAYLPQYSHTVSYTRHHGLINYLRKKTGLNLKQIFPDTFDQHMKMVGNRQIDISFSNPLIYVKIAQRYGARAFALIVEGTGEHSFRGQIITRKNNQAIQSLEDCKGKRWIAVDPSSAGGYLFPLGHFFKQGIFADDFKAIDFAPGPGGKQEKVILAVFTGRYDIGTIREGALDVVAGRIDVSKIRILSRTQTYPGWVYAARKGLAPDNLDKIKKALVALDFNQQDHREILEAADFFKVIPAGDEDFHAVRELMDTLGMELTP
- a CDS encoding ATP-binding protein is translated as MKLGFKGKMLVGFFVLLMVQGMVIFFWFSQAMKASVLDEIKNQGISTGTSLAVGLVEPLLAMDYLRMKLLVDETTRLSNDIFYTFVLDPEGRILTHTFKNGFPVALKTVNPFFRTNGFSLKLLDTGHQKIYDYAVPITVNQDLLGILRLGLSHTRAEEVVDQVLISTIIIMVLAIFLAGLVGTLLANPVIRSIKKLHDSSEQALRGNLNIHTAPTLAKNCWDIMNCDRTECPAYKNYHHRCWYLAGTLCPTCVGGEYAKKIESCKNCRVYRQCSGDEIQSLAESFDAMTLSLKGNLSDLKKAEKILNDQKARLQTILDAIPDFISLQNAQGRYVSVNKAFCDMLGRSQNQIVGRFNKDLFPSAIAKRYDEEDRSVLLSGTPLVKENRIKDSRGKKWLHVVKVPVPGKDLKSIGLVCSGRDISVFKEVQDQLTHAQKMESVGRLAAGVAHEINTPLGIILGYGQLLLEDVEKEGQVHQDVLAIVKQTKICAKIVKDLLNFSRSSESVTSHFDIHTALEEVMEVVEHTFSLNHVTIRPSFHPSPLYLNGDKEKIKQVFINLLHNAFDAIDSNGQIFVSTGEAEQGSQMNISVTDTGCGIDKKNLQKIFDPFYTTKGPDKGTGLGLSVTFGIIKEHKGTIKAYSPPSDKSLSQGTEFVVLLPLDKEPAKGEQDG